In Ischnura elegans chromosome 3, ioIscEleg1.1, whole genome shotgun sequence, the sequence cagatgatgtaaaactcctatctactcgtatagaaaataggtccctgtgacgtcacgtgaagtggcatcgcatgggcgccaatctggcctttttcaaatgtggataaaattgacccttgccattcatctaaactggtatttctaaaaaccaaataatttttatattatgaatacactaatggtgggtaacggatcgcaatcaatgcctttcgtttcctttggtgaagaaaactaccctatttttagCTGCACACACAACTACAATGAATTGGAGCCCTTGCTCAGCATTTTGGTCGCACTCCCCAAGTTCAGACCAATCATCACCTGATTACATAGTCCTGCATAAGATATAGCAATATACTTAAAGTACTAGTTTCATGTATCTACAGGATAAGAATTGTTGTAAGCAATGAAGTAATACAACTTGAACATAAGAAAAATGGGAGAAAACTacgaattttaatgataacaacGAATTAGTATGTAGCCATAAGAAAAACATCTATAGTATGTACGATACAAATCTGGAATTACTCAAAGATtactagtaaaataaaaacaggtggaaattgtataaaatatataGCAATAGCGActgaaaaaatagttgaaaaataaaaaagtaaaattacctAAGGTATCTCGTTACATCCCTTCCCGCAATATCCACTCTCATGATACTGTGTGGCATAGCAAAACCTTCATAAATAGGTACCGAATGGGTTACTCCATCACCCGAGTCCAGAACAACACCGGTAGTTCTACCAGTAGCGTAACTGCAAATGAAGTGACcatgataagaaaaataaaacacaatataACCAACATTTCGACAAAATAAGAACATTACTCAGCGTATAAACTCTAACATCGATACGATACAAGCCTTTCATCATTATTTAAATAGATTCTCAGCTTCAATGCTTATAAATAGGGCGATTGCTTAAGACATTGGACTTACAGACTAAGTACGGCTTGCATCGACACAAACAACGCCGGAACATTgaaagtttcgaaaaaaatttcagctGCTTTTTCTCTATTCCTCCGGGGATTAAGAGGTGCTTCCGTGAGTAAAACTGGATGCTGCAAATTAACAATGCTATCAGTCACAAATCTTCAAATAGGTACCTGCCTTTATGGGATGCATAACTTGTTTCCACTAACCTCCTCTGAAAATGTCTGCAGCTGATCTTTGCTGTAAATATATTGCCATATCCGTTCCATATCATTCCAGTCCGTTACAATTCCATGCTCCATTGGATACCTAATACTAAGAAGGCCTCTGTGCTCCTCTGCCTTTGGCCCTACAAATAGGTCCCCTTCTAAGGCTCCTGCCATAACACGTACATGTTTTGGTCGACCAATGCTGTAAAcgtttcaataacattatttaaGACAGGCATTATTGAAAGAACACCGAAAACTTGATTATGATCCTTACTAATTTGGGAATCTGCATTTTGGAATTTGATCCCCAGCAAATCCAGCCTTAATTACACCAGACCCCTAAAATAAAATGCAACGAAATCGAAGTATTAACCATAAATCGAATAAATTCCCTCATACCTAAGAGAGgataagtataaataaaatacgtTAAATATAACCAATtcatcaaacaaaataaaaacaagcgTCGATGACTTCGTCTCTCAATCAAAAGATGCCTTCAATGCTACAACATGGCGATGATACCGAATTTTCAGACTTGACAGCAGATTTCCTGTCCACCATTTACAATAATTCAAATGCAAACTGTTacttcgtgaaattaataaactTACATTGTCTATAACAACTGGTTGATTTACAATAACATCATACGGTTCCATGTTCAATCAGTTAGGGACCAGCGGACATATGAAGACGATAACCGGAAACTTAGAGGATGACGTCATGTCCGCAATTTGGAAACTATCGACAAAAAGAGCGAGGTAAACTCAAACTACATCAATCGGGTAACTCACCAAAACCTCGGAAATTACAACGTTATTAAacgtgtatttgaaatataataacgaTTTTAGGCTTCATATAAACTGTTAACTTATATCTGGCATGGTGTTAGCAGGTAATCGAGTAATTAAATAGTAAGCATCGcgtatgtaattttatttaaactcataaaTTTCACTGGCCAAAATCTTATGCACAAATGAACGTTATTTATTTCGCTATAATAAGAGAAGCTTTCACCATCGAATAAATACTTCAGATTACCAATTTGCTGTGTAAATTGCTCATATATTGTCCTAACTCAGACTGTTCTacacaggggcggattcagcatcaaatttgggagaGAGGGGCGTTATGGCTTGGGTCATGGGAGTTTGGATTGTCCCCCCGAGCGTTCCCCCgcgtaaaagttttaaaatacccattttttaatacattttggtgCCAAAAATTTAATTCGTATCCTTATAAGAAGATTAAATTGAACAATATTAGATATTTAATGatagaaaaactaataaattaataacaatttataGATTTTGATCAAATTTAGGGGGCGtacccgggggggggggggggttagaccccccgaaatataaaaacacaattattttctttcataaaataaaacaaaatgttgaaaaatcatgaactttaaaaatttttcattaacaaatgaagttttttcgattataaaaagtgttaaaattagtttgacaGTCAGCCAAAtgattacttagtaccctgttatacgaaaaaatccccccccccctggttttgagctcccccccgaacgaaattcctggctacgccactgcccgtGACCCCAGCCATAAATCGGCAACTGGTCCCATAACGCATCGAAAAGTTAAAGGCATGTTAGGACACTAATAATCTCATAACACTCCGTTGGAAAGTGCACTAATGCTGATGAAACCAAGAATTATGGAGACATGGTTGAAATACTTACAACCTTTAAATTCAATGATGGTATTGTATACTAAATTTGACCGATTATTGAATCAAGagttagaaatataaaaatactagatttttattttcttctgcaCACTTCGctagaaattgaatttataaacCACCTCATCACCCTGTCCAAGCATTGTTCTGTGTGACACTTCCCTTGTTTATCAGAAAGAAAATAGGTATTTAAACCGAATCTCAGATAACGCTACAAGCTTTCCCTGTTTGCggcagttttga encodes:
- the LOC124156404 gene encoding beta-centractin encodes the protein MEPYDVIVNQPVVIDNGSGVIKAGFAGDQIPKCRFPNYIGRPKHVRVMAGALEGDLFVGPKAEEHRGLLSIRYPMEHGIVTDWNDMERIWQYIYSKDQLQTFSEEHPVLLTEAPLNPRRNREKAAEIFFETFNVPALFVSMQAVLSLYATGRTTGVVLDSGDGVTHSVPIYEGFAMPHSIMRVDIAGRDVTRYLRILLRKEGFNFRTTAEFEIVRTIKERACYLASNPQKEETLETEKVPYKLPDGSTLEIGPAQFRAPEVLFRPDLIGEEYEGLHEVLLFSIQKSDMDLRKLLFQNIVLSGGSTLFRSFGDRLLAEIRKLAPKDIKIKISAPQERLYSTWIGGSILASLDTFKRMWVSKREYEQEGQRAIHRKTF